DNA from Paraphotobacterium marinum:
CAGTTTTGATAAAGGCTGTTATACTGGTCAAGAAAATGTTGCTCGCGCAAAATACAGAGGTATAAATAAAAAAGCTCTCTATTTACTTACTTCGAATGAGGCTATCAATATAAAAATAGATACGACAATTTCTTTAGAAAGAAGTATTGGTGAAGCGTGGCGTTCAGTTGGTAACCCACTAAATATAAATCAAAACCCCATTACAGGAAAAACTGCTTTATTAATTGTTTTACCTAATAACCTTGATAGTAATCAAAAATTGAGAATTAAAGACAGAGAAGATTTATTGTTTACATTCAAGAAAGCATAAGATTTAACTAAAAGTTAACAATATTGTTAACTTTCTCACTCAATAATTTTTTTTATTCCTGTATAATAACAATTATTTTTAAAAGGAAGTTAATTAAAATGAGGCTTTTTTCGTATTACTCACCACTTTTGATTGCAAAACATATTATAAGATTGTTTACAGGCAGAATTTATATCAAAGGGCGTGGTAGATTTGATTTCAATAATGGCTTTCTTCAGATTCCTAATCAAGCCAAAGAAAAGCATTATAAAACCGTATGCGAAATCAATCTTCAAATTAAAAAATTAAAAGCAACCTAAGAAATTATTAAACAATTAAAACAAAAGTCATTCACTTTTTTTAGACAGCTTAGGGGGTTTAAAGTCAACTTGTAGAGCTTTTTTTACGAAAAAATTTTTTATGAAAGAGTTATTGTCAATTAAACATAAACCAGTTTTTGTAAAAAAATTAACTATCTTATTTTTACTTTTAAATATGTCGTTTATGACTCTCAACATACTAATTAATTTAATTGCTTCTGATTTGCGCCACCTTTCGAAATGTCGTAAATGTTTTGCATCATTGACTTCAGTGCCTTTTTCAATACATTGATTTATAACCTCATTTAATGATGCAATATCTTGTATTCCCAAATTCACACCCAACCCAGCCAGAGGATGAAATACATGTGCCGCATCACCAACTAAAACAGCGTTATCTTTTATAAATTGTTGCGCGCAAATCATTTTTAAAGGTCTAATCCGTATATTAGTTGATTCTAGGATTTTCCCTACGAATCCATTACTTGCAGATAATAATTTTTTATGAAATTTATCTTTACTAAGATTCTCATAACTTCTAGCTAACTCAGGAGTTAAAGTCCAAACAATAGAATAGGATTTAGGGTTTGACTTTGGTAACAAAGCAAGTGGCCCCGTAGATAAAAAAAACTGCGAAGCTGTATTACTGTGACTGTGTTCAACTAGAACATCACAAGTAAGTGCAAATTGATCATAGTCCTGCTCAACTGTTGGAATCTTTAATTGACCCCTAACCCAAGAATTTCCTCCGTCAGCACCAACAATTAATTTAGATACTAAATATTCACCTGATTCAAAACTTAACCAAACTTCTTTATCTCTATTAAGAATAGATTTATTTTCTTTTTTTCGAAAATATCTATGTTTGAGGACTTTTCTACTACTAGCGTTAATTCTTTTTCTAGTTCTTTTTATTTACGATATAACCAAGTGATACGTCTAATATCTTATCAGTATCAAAATTAATTTTAGATGTATAATCTTGATTTGTGATGAACATATTTGAGTAAGGACTCCACGATGATTCGATGAAGTCTTTGTTTACTCCGATATTTTTTAATACATTTCTACTAGCTCGATTCAGAGCAACAACATCGGAGTTGTTGTGCAATTTATTTTGCAAAATATTTTTTTTATCGACTAGAGCTACTTTCAAGTTAGAGTTTCTAAATGAAGCAGCAAGACTCAATCCAACAATACCTGCTCCCACAATAACAATATCATAATATTTAATATTCATCTTTAATAATAAACTTCTTAAGTGATTGCTGTAAAAAATTAAAATGATTGAAAGTTGATAGACCCAAACTTCTAAAAATGACAACTCTTTATTGGAAAATAAGTGAATCAAACCTTCTGTAAACCATATTATATTTTGTTGGTCAATTTTTCTATTTTTATTTATCGAATTAAGAGAACTCCAACTTCCTGGATCTTCATTTTGGGCTAATGTCTTTATGACGGTGTATATATCTCTTATGGTTAAGTTAAAACCTTGTCCTGCAACGGGATGCATCTTATTTGCAAAACTTCCGATATTAAGTATTCTATGAGAAAAAAATTTTTAATAGTTTCTCGCTTTAAATCATAAAATGCTATGTTATTAACCGAGCAAATTTTTCCGAGTTTCCATCCAAATTTATTTTGGATTAGAGATATTAATTCCCCATCATTTAGTGAAGAATAAACTTTTTTTTCTCGCTCATCTAAACACCACACCATATTCATTGCATTATCAGAAAAAGGAAGTAAGGCAAATGGACCTTCTTCAGTAAACCTTTCAAAAGCTTCATTACCATTATTACTTTCAAATATAATGTCTGCTGTTATTGCAAATTGTTTAAAAATTTTTGTATTAAATTTAAATTTTTGCATTGTTGATAAAGGAAGTGTTGTACGATCTGTGTTTATTATAAGTTTAGTTATGATTTTTGATTATTTGTAAGTGATATTTTTATTTCTTCTTCGTTTTGATTAATCTCGCATACCGTATCTTTGTATATGCAACATTTCTCCTTCTTTAAACTTTGCAAAAGTTCATGAAAAGAAAGAACTGTTCCTAAGTAAGGCACTCCTATTTTTGAAGCATGCAGAAATACTTTCCCAAAATGACCTTCAT
Protein-coding regions in this window:
- a CDS encoding DUF1107 family protein, whose translation is MRLFSYYSPLLIAKHIIRLFTGRIYIKGRGRFDFNNGFLQIPNQAKEKHYKTVCEINLQIKKLKAT
- a CDS encoding FAD-dependent monooxygenase, with the protein product MKRTRKRINASSRKVLKHRYFRKKENKSILNRDKEVWLSFESGEYLVSKLIVGADGGNSWVRGQLKIPTVEQDYDQFALTCDVLVEHSHSNTASQFFLSTGPLALLPKSNPKSYSIVWTLTPELARSYENLSKDKFHKKLLSASNGFVGKILESTNIRIRPLKMICAQQFIKDNAVLVGDAAHVFHPLAGLGVNLGIQDIASLNEVINQCIEKGTEVNDAKHLRHFERWRKSEAIKLISMLRVINDIFKSKNKIVNFFTKTGLCLIDNNSFIKNFFVKKALQVDFKPPKLSKKSE
- a CDS encoding NAD(P)-binding protein; this translates as MHPVAGQGFNLTIRDIYTVIKTLAQNEDPGSWSSLNSINKNRKIDQQNIIWFTEGLIHLFSNKELSFLEVWVYQLSIILIFYSNHLRSLLLKMNIKYYDIVIVGAGIVGLSLAASFRNSNLKVALVDKKNILQNKLHNNSDVVALNRASRNVLKNIGVNKDFIESSWSPYSNMFITNQDYTSKINFDTDKILDVSLGYIVNKKN
- a CDS encoding Rossmann-fold NAD(P)-binding domain-containing protein, which produces MQKFKFNTKIFKQFAITADIIFESNNGNEAFERFTEEGPFALLPFSDNAMNMVWCLDEREKKVYSSLNDGELISLIQNKFGWKLGKICSVNNIAFYDLKRETIKNFFLIEYLISEVLQIRCIPLQDKVLT